The region AAATTCCCAATATCCGGAGCTTGATAATTATATGAAGCAATATCTGGAAGAGTTGAAACAAATTCAGAATGGAGAAATTTCTGCAGAAGAATTTAAAAATTTAAAATAAATATCCTTTTGAAATATCTCTTTCTTAAGAGGCAGGCATTATTCCTGTCTCTTTTTCTTTGTCAAAAAAATTCGTAAAGTTTATTTACTTTTGAACTCAGATTAAATCATCATGAACAGAGACCTTTATATAGATTTCGCAAAAGGATTGGCGACACTTTCCATTATCTTTATTCATACCGCATTTTGGTCCGGCCAGTTTTATATAGCTCCGGAAGTGAGAGTTTTCTCATTGGTTTTTGATGTCGCCTTATTTTATGCTTTAAGCGGAATTACCTCAGGTTCAAACATAGAAAAAACATTTTACAGACTTTTAAAATTACAGATCACTTATATGATCTTTGTAACGCTACTTTTCTTTTTAGATTATCTTTTTAAAGTTTTCGGACTTGCTTTTTTCTCTCTCGAATGGTTGCAAAACTTCTACTCCACTTTCGGGTCAAAATATGCTGCAATAGATATTTCGGCACAACCACAATGGCAGAATCTAGGAAACTGGTACCTTCACCAATACACCAATGCAGATACATTTCCTGTCGTGATGGGAAGTTTCTGGTATCTTAAAGTCTATTTTATATTAAGTGTTTTTGGTGTATTAATTTTAAAATTTTTCCCGAAACACATCAATTGGTTCATCGGACTATGCATTGCACTAACATTAATTTTCAATGTTTTCCCCGACTATTATCCTTCAGGACAGGTAGGATATGTTGCATTTTATATGACTGTCTTTCTGGTGGCTCATCAAATGAAAGGTAAAAAAATCCCGACTAAATTAATTCCGGTATTGTATGGTTTGGTTGCGTTAGCTTTAATTTGGCTGTTTTCTTATTACGGAAAAGACGTTTTCTATAAAATCAATAAAAATAAGTTCCCTCCTACAATTATCTATATTATCTGGACTTTATTTTCTCTTACCACACTATTTGTTTTTTACAACAGACTTAAAATTTCTAAAGAAAGCTTCGTCACCTACATCGGTAAAAATGCAATCTTCTTTTATTTTGCCCAGGGAATAAGTTCATCTTTAGTTTATTTCTTAGTCGTTCCGTTAAAAGAAAATATGCCGTGGTGGATTTTAATGGTTCTTATTTATATGGTGAATGCCATTTTAGCATTCATTATTGCGGCCGGATTAAAGAAATTTGATAGTTTCGGATGGAAAATTCTGGAATTTCTTAGAAAGAAAACTGCCATTCCATCTTCCTAACAGTCAATTTGAAATAAAATAATATTCTTATTGCAAATTATTTTAATTTTACAAAAATTTTTTAAGTCATGTTTAAGCTGAAACTTCCTACCGATCCAAGGTGGGCAAATATTGCAGAAGGAAACCTTCAGGAAATTTTAACCGACCATGCGTGGTGTGAGCAAAAAGCTGCCACCAATGCTATCGGGCTTATTACCATGCTTCCGGAATATCCGGAAATTGTGACTGAACTTTTGGCCATTGCTCAGGAAGAATTAGAGCATTTCAATCAGGTTCATGAGATCATCAAAAAACGTGGCTATACTTTCGGACGTACCAGAAAAGATGACTATGTCAATGAGCTTGTCAATTTCATTCAGAAAGGCGGTAACAGAGATGATCTGATTGTTGATAAAATGCTTTTCGCCGCGATGATTGAAGCAAGAAGCTGTGAAAGATTTAAAGTGTTAACAGAAAACATCAAAGACGAAGAACTGAAAACGTTCTACAGAGATTTAATGATTTCAGAAGCTAATCATTATACCACATTTATCGGATTTGCAAGGCAGCTTGGAGATCCTGAAAAAGTAAATCAACGCTGGGAGGAATGGCTGGAATATGAAGCCAAAATCATCCAGTCATACGGAAACAAAGAAAGCATCCACGGATAAAAAATAAATTTTGAAAAAACCGACTTTTGAAAATCTTATGAGCTATTTCCTGAAGAATTTTTTTCAGGGATTGCTTATTATCGGACCTATCGGTCTTACGGTTTTTGTTATCTGGTATATTGTCACTTCCATAGATAATATCATTCCTTCGATTTCTAAAGAAGCCCCGGGAATCGTTTTTATTTCCTTATTGCTGAGTACTGCATTGCTCGGCTACTTGGGAAACAAATTTGTGGTAGGAAGATTTTTTGTAGATGCGATAGACCGGCTTTTGGAAAAAACACCTGGGATAAAACATATTTACTCGCCGACCAAAGACGTGATGTCTTCGTTTGTAGGGGACACCAAAAAATTCAACGATCCTGTTTGGGTAAAAACCAACGAAAATCCTGAAATATGGAGAATCGGTTTTTTAACACAGAAAGAAATGGCAGATGTAGACAAACACAACTATGTTGCCGTTTATCTCCCTCATTCCTATGCAATTTCCGGCTGGGTGATTGTAACTGAAGAAAAAAATATAAAACCTGTAGTAGGTATGACTGCAGCTTCTGCCATGAAATTTGCAGTAAGCGGTGGTGTTGCGGGATTCCATTCTGACGATAATGTTTTTAAGGCTCCGGAATAACCTTCTTAAAATAATATAACCCGTAACTATTACGCGGTTTCTTTTGATATTACATTCAATAAAGGAAACATTTCTAGCATCGACTAAAAGAAATAAGCTGTGGGATTTAAATATTGATTACAGTTTATATAATTTTATCGATTCATACCATTACAGATTTTACAAATAAAACTAACAATACGATTTAAATTAAAAGGATGAGCAAAGTTGCAATCATAGGAGCCGGAGTTTCCGGATTGAGTATGGCCAATTATTTAGAGAAGAATAATATTGACTATCATATCTATGAAAGAAGAACCCCAAATGATCTGAAAGGACACGGATTTATTCTTCCAAAAGAAGGAATAGAGCACCTCTCAAGTATAATTAATATTGACGATCTTTATAAAAAAGGAAGTTTCCTTAAAAAATACCTTCATTACAGCCAAGACGGAGAAATCATTTCAGAAAAAGAACTTGATGATGTATTTGTGGTTTCCAGAAGTGCATTGATCGAAATCCTGGCTAAAGGCATTCCCTCAGAAAAGATTTCTTACAATACAACAGTTGCCTTAAATGGATTTTCAAATGGAAAAGCAGACATCACCCTTGACGAAAATATTCCATTAGAAACGGATATTGTAGTCGCTTCCGACGGATCAAGAAGCAGAATCAGAAGAACCATTTTCGAGCACGAAACAATGAAAGCCGTTCTTGAAAATGAAGTCGTAAACATTATTGAAAACGAAGAATTAGCCAGCCAGATTGAAAGTAACTTCCTGAAATTCCACCATGAAAACGGAGGACTTACTTTCGGTGTCCTAAAGCTTTCGCCTTCAAAAATCCTTTGGTATTGCCAGTTTGATATCAGTAAATTCTTTATTAATGAAGATTATACTCCGGATTGTATTAAACAGTTCATGCAGGATCATTTCGGAGACTGGAATCCTTTAATTTCATCTATTATTGAAGGCTCAAGCTATGAAAATGCCCACATCTGGAGAGTCTATGAATTGGAAGAACTGAATCCTTTCTATCATGAAAACGTAGTCTTCATTGGGGATTCCGCACATCCGCTTATTCCTTTCACAAGCCAGGGAGTAACTTCTGCACTGAAAGATTCTTACACATTGACTCAGCTTCTACTGAAAGGAGAAAATCTTAAGGAAACATTCCAAAAGTATGAAGAAGAAAGAAGACCGGAAATTGATATTCATATCAAAAACGGAAGAGCCCTGCTGAATCAATTCCTTTTGCCTTTAAGCGAACAACCTAAAAATACATTACCCATTTCATATAAATAATATGTTTACAAATAACGATATTAATTTCGAAGCCCTGAAAAGAAAAGCCTACAACGGAAGATGGGCAACATTGGAAGACGGAATCATTCCTCTTACTGCAGCAGATCCGGATTTCAGAATGTCAAAGGAAATCGAAAACGGGATTATTGAATACATTAAAGACGGATATCTTAGCTATGGCCCTTTTTCAGGAATTCCTGAGTTTAAAAAAAGCGTTGCAGAACATTTTAATACCGGAAAAAACGGAAGCTTTACTCCTGAAAATGTTTTAGCGGTAAACAGTGCGGCAATGGGAATGTTCATGGTAGCCAAATATGTTCTAAATCCGGGAGATGAAGCCATTATTTTCGATCCGGTTGATTTCCTGTTCAAAAAAACGGTCGACGCCGTTGGCGGAAATATTAAACTATGTGCGGTTGATTCTAAAACAGGCGACATTGATTTTGAAATGCTGGTTTCTCTAATTGGTCCGAAAACCAAACTTATCAGCATTTGTAATCCACATAATCCTGTGGGAAGAGTGTATTCCAAGGAGGTTTTAAAGAAAATTTCTGAAATTGCTGCAGCTCATGATCTTTGGGTAATGAGTGACGAAATCTGGAGTGACATTGTTTATGATAAAAAAGAGTTCAATACATACTCTTCGGTTTCTGAAGAGGCCAAAAAGAAAAGCTTTACGGTTTTTGGATTTTCAAAATCTTTCGGAATTGCAGGGTTAAGAATTGGAGCTATATTATGTAATGACCAGGATCTTCTGGATGATTTTACAGAAAAATCAAACTTCAACTCAACCATCGAAGGAGTTTCTACCTTATCACAAATTGCAGCCAGTGTAGCCATCGATAAAGCAAAGCCTTGGTTCAATGATTTTCTGACACACTTACAGCACAACAGAGATCTCGCACACAACATGTTAAGCAATTCGGGAATTTTAACGCCTAATTTCCCAGAGGCAACCTTCGTGATTTTCCCTAAGATTGAAAACGGAATGTCAAGTGAGGCTTTTGCGCAGCATGTTTTACAGCAAGGAAGGGTAGCTATTGTTCCCGGTTCCGAAAGATGGTTTGGAAAAGGAGCTGAAGGACACGTTAGAATCTGTTTTTCAACTTCTCAGGAAATCCTGACGGAAGGGTTGAATAGACTGATTAATAGTTTTTAAATATATTCTCCCACAGATCTCACAAATTGCACAGATTTAAGCCTTTGCAATTTGTGAGATCTGTGGGAGTTTTTATTATTATTTTTTCGAAATTTTATATAATTTCCCGCTGTCGGTTACTGCATATAGATTTCCATCCATTCCATTCAACACATCACGGAATCTTTCTTTCTGATCTAAAAGCAATCGCTCTTCACCGACCACTTTATTATTTTTCATCACGATTCTGTTGATATGTTCCCCACTTAGACAGCCGATGAATAAATTATTTTTCCACTCATCAATATTCCCCGTATAAAAAGCAACTCCACTGGGTGAAACTACAGGATCCCAATAATAAACAGGCTGTTCCGTTCCTGCTTTCTGGGTCGTTCCTCCGTTTATTTTTTCACCGGAGTATTCAATTCCATAGGTAACATCACCCCATCCATAATTTTTCCCAGACTGAATTAAATTAATTTCGTCACCACCTCTAGGTCCCATTTCCACATCCCAAAGATTTCCGTTGGCATCTATCGCTAAACCCTGCGGATTTCTAATCCCATACGCATAGATTTCAGGTTTATAGCCAGCTTTACCAATGAACGGATTTCCAGGCGCAGGTTTACCGTCTTTCGTTATTTTTAAGATTTTCCCCAAATAATTATCCGTTTTTTGAGCATACACTCTCGTTTGTTTATCTGAGCGTTCTCCTGTACTTACAAACAGGTTTTCATCTTTATCAAAAACCAGTCTACTTCCGTAATGTTTGTCGCCATCGTATGAAGGTTCCGCTCGGAAAATCACCTGGACTCCTGAAATAGTTTTGAAATCCTGAGATAAAATACCTTTCGCAACAGAAGTCAAATTTCCTTTTCCAAAAGGTTCCGAAAAACTAAAGTAAATAGTATTATTTGATTTGAAATCCGGATCAAGAGCAACATCCAGCATTCCACCCTGCCCTTTTAAATCTACCTTTGGAAAACCTTCAATTTTTGAAATTTGTTTTCCGTCCGCAGAAACTACATTCATATAGCCTGTTTTTTCGGTAATCAAAAATCTACCATCCGGTAAATTGATAATCCCCCACGGTCTACCTAAACCTTTAGTTAAAACCTCCACCTGATATGGAGTATTAGTTTTTACAGCTTTTATTCTTGTCTGTCCTTTAAAAGCAGGTTTATAAGAGGTATTGGGTTCAAGGGTTTCAGCGCTTTCGTCAGAATGTGTCTGCTGAGCGGTCGTCTTTTTACATGAGGAGAAAAAAATGACAACACAAAGGATTCCTGAAAGACAATTGTAGATTTTCATAATTGATATTTAAGAGGTTACAATAATGAGTGGAAAAATAATGCCATAAAAATTTGCCTAATTAATTTTTAATTCTACATTTGTAGAAACAAATATCAAAACGTAGAAACATGAAAGAAATAAAACTTACAGGTTCTGAAAAAATACTCATGGAAATCTTATGGGAAAAAGAAAAGGTTTTTATGAAAGACATTTTAGAATCCTATCCTGAACCCAAACCAGCTCCTACAACAGTTGCTACGCTACTGAAAAGAATGCAGAATAAAGATTTGGTAGGCTTTACTTTGTATGGTAACTCCCGTGAATATTATCCGAAGGTTGCAAAAGGAGAATACTTCAAAGAGGAAATGACATCTATGATTGACCGTTTTTTTAACAGCTCCGTTGCACAGTTTGCTTCGTTCTTTACATCCAATTCAAAACTGACACAGAAAGAGCTTAAAGAGCTTCGAGATATAATAGACCAACAGATAAAAGAGTAAAAAATGGAAACTACTATTTTAAAAATCATTATTTGTTCAGGAATTCTGCTGGGTTTTTACTATCTGTTTCTGGCTAAAGAAAGAACTTTTGTTTTCAATCGTTTTTTCCTGATTTTTGCCCTTGTATTTTCTTATGCAGTTCCTTTTATAATCATACCAACACAGCAAAAGGCACCTGAAGAAAAAATACTTTTTGGAGACGAAAAAATTCTGCAAACAGTTTCATATTCACAAATTCCTGTTTCAGAACAAACATT is a window of Candidatus Chryseobacterium colombiense DNA encoding:
- a CDS encoding tRNA-(ms[2]io[6]A)-hydroxylase; protein product: MFKLKLPTDPRWANIAEGNLQEILTDHAWCEQKAATNAIGLITMLPEYPEIVTELLAIAQEELEHFNQVHEIIKKRGYTFGRTRKDDYVNELVNFIQKGGNRDDLIVDKMLFAAMIEARSCERFKVLTENIKDEELKTFYRDLMISEANHYTTFIGFARQLGDPEKVNQRWEEWLEYEAKIIQSYGNKESIHG
- a CDS encoding BlaI/MecI/CopY family transcriptional regulator, with translation MKEIKLTGSEKILMEILWEKEKVFMKDILESYPEPKPAPTTVATLLKRMQNKDLVGFTLYGNSREYYPKVAKGEYFKEEMTSMIDRFFNSSVAQFASFFTSNSKLTQKELKELRDIIDQQIKE
- a CDS encoding pyridoxal phosphate-dependent aminotransferase; its protein translation is MFTNNDINFEALKRKAYNGRWATLEDGIIPLTAADPDFRMSKEIENGIIEYIKDGYLSYGPFSGIPEFKKSVAEHFNTGKNGSFTPENVLAVNSAAMGMFMVAKYVLNPGDEAIIFDPVDFLFKKTVDAVGGNIKLCAVDSKTGDIDFEMLVSLIGPKTKLISICNPHNPVGRVYSKEVLKKISEIAAAHDLWVMSDEIWSDIVYDKKEFNTYSSVSEEAKKKSFTVFGFSKSFGIAGLRIGAILCNDQDLLDDFTEKSNFNSTIEGVSTLSQIAASVAIDKAKPWFNDFLTHLQHNRDLAHNMLSNSGILTPNFPEATFVIFPKIENGMSSEAFAQHVLQQGRVAIVPGSERWFGKGAEGHVRICFSTSQEILTEGLNRLINSF
- a CDS encoding NAD(P)/FAD-dependent oxidoreductase, with amino-acid sequence MSKVAIIGAGVSGLSMANYLEKNNIDYHIYERRTPNDLKGHGFILPKEGIEHLSSIINIDDLYKKGSFLKKYLHYSQDGEIISEKELDDVFVVSRSALIEILAKGIPSEKISYNTTVALNGFSNGKADITLDENIPLETDIVVASDGSRSRIRRTIFEHETMKAVLENEVVNIIENEELASQIESNFLKFHHENGGLTFGVLKLSPSKILWYCQFDISKFFINEDYTPDCIKQFMQDHFGDWNPLISSIIEGSSYENAHIWRVYELEELNPFYHENVVFIGDSAHPLIPFTSQGVTSALKDSYTLTQLLLKGENLKETFQKYEEERRPEIDIHIKNGRALLNQFLLPLSEQPKNTLPISYK
- a CDS encoding DUF502 domain-containing protein, whose amino-acid sequence is MKKPTFENLMSYFLKNFFQGLLIIGPIGLTVFVIWYIVTSIDNIIPSISKEAPGIVFISLLLSTALLGYLGNKFVVGRFFVDAIDRLLEKTPGIKHIYSPTKDVMSSFVGDTKKFNDPVWVKTNENPEIWRIGFLTQKEMADVDKHNYVAVYLPHSYAISGWVIVTEEKNIKPVVGMTAASAMKFAVSGGVAGFHSDDNVFKAPE
- a CDS encoding acyltransferase family protein, with product MNRDLYIDFAKGLATLSIIFIHTAFWSGQFYIAPEVRVFSLVFDVALFYALSGITSGSNIEKTFYRLLKLQITYMIFVTLLFFLDYLFKVFGLAFFSLEWLQNFYSTFGSKYAAIDISAQPQWQNLGNWYLHQYTNADTFPVVMGSFWYLKVYFILSVFGVLILKFFPKHINWFIGLCIALTLIFNVFPDYYPSGQVGYVAFYMTVFLVAHQMKGKKIPTKLIPVLYGLVALALIWLFSYYGKDVFYKINKNKFPPTIIYIIWTLFSLTTLFVFYNRLKISKESFVTYIGKNAIFFYFAQGISSSLVYFLVVPLKENMPWWILMVLIYMVNAILAFIIAAGLKKFDSFGWKILEFLRKKTAIPSS
- a CDS encoding PQQ-dependent sugar dehydrogenase; translated protein: MKIYNCLSGILCVVIFFSSCKKTTAQQTHSDESAETLEPNTSYKPAFKGQTRIKAVKTNTPYQVEVLTKGLGRPWGIINLPDGRFLITEKTGYMNVVSADGKQISKIEGFPKVDLKGQGGMLDVALDPDFKSNNTIYFSFSEPFGKGNLTSVAKGILSQDFKTISGVQVIFRAEPSYDGDKHYGSRLVFDKDENLFVSTGERSDKQTRVYAQKTDNYLGKILKITKDGKPAPGNPFIGKAGYKPEIYAYGIRNPQGLAIDANGNLWDVEMGPRGGDEINLIQSGKNYGWGDVTYGIEYSGEKINGGTTQKAGTEQPVYYWDPVVSPSGVAFYTGNIDEWKNNLFIGCLSGEHINRIVMKNNKVVGEERLLLDQKERFRDVLNGMDGNLYAVTDSGKLYKISKK